The Setaria viridis chromosome 2, Setaria_viridis_v4.0, whole genome shotgun sequence DNA window CTGCCCGCGTGCTCGCCCGtcaggcggtggtgctggtgtagGTGCGGTCTCAGCCCTGCGTCCCTTGCCCTCCTCCGTTGCTTTCCCCCGTCGCTTTTCTCCTCGGCCCGGTTTGATTTTTATCGGTAAAGAAGATGGCATGGTGGTCATGGCAGCCAGGCCAGCCGAGCCCCGCGCGCGCCCTCGCACTTAAGGACAATTTCCGAGTTTGCCAGGGGCGTTTCTGGAAGAATTCTCAAAGTGGGGCCCACAGCGGCTATTCCTTTGCAATGCCCATATTACCCTGCTGCTGGTACCGTGGTACGTGTACGTCCGGTGCCTACTTGGCTTGGCAGCACCACGCAACAGAATAAGCTGAAGCAGCTAGGCGAAGTCAAAAGCGTCCCAGATTAAAAAAAAGGGGGTAAAGCTTGATCTTGAAGGTAAAATTCCAGTAAAGTTTGCGAGTTTGGCATACTAGTTTTGGATTTTAGTCCTAGGCCGAATTGATttggtgcagccgtgcaggctGATACTAGCAAGCACCATCAGCTCGATCTGGCAGCTTCAACTCGTACATGTTTGCGTCGAATCTAACATCGATCttcttttattcaaaaaaaataacatcGATCTTCGTCCTGAATGCTCGAAATCAACACAGATTTTCCTAAGAATTTCACTGAAACAATTAGAGGTTTTGTAGGAACTGGGCACGCCAGACCATTATTTTCCCAATTCCACTTTCAGGAGCCGTTCTTCCCAACTGTGCTTGAGCAAGCCCAAATTTGGCCAGGTTCAAGCCTACATGCCACATCATTCAACACGACCCATTGCAAAAGCTAATCATCCATTCATTCAGAATTGAAAAACACGAATTTATACAGAACAAGACATCCTAACACAATCAAATGTAATAAAATTGTAAGATTGAGGCAAAGCCATGACATCACCTATGGGAACCTCACTTGCTTCCAGCTAGGGATGTGAACTGCCCTTCCCGGTCTATTATTAAGCACAAAACTTAACACGGCAGACAGCAACCATGTCAAATTGCAGAGATTGCAATGTCAGCAAACCCTAGCATAGTTCCTCACTTCCGGCGGGCCTCAAGCGCCTTCTTCAACTCCTCGCTTGCTTCATCCGAGGCCGGTTTCAGTCCACTGTCCACCAGTTCCTTCCCACTGCTATGGTAATGGCGATCTGGTTTCGACACGAATGGCTGTTGCGGAGCAGGCAGTGCTGCTGGCAGCCTGCGACCCTCGCCTTTGCCAGCCCCAAGCTCAGCACGCAGGTCCGCTACCACACGCTGCAGTAATGTGCTCTCGGTGCTCAGCGCCTCCAGCTGCCGCTTCATCAATGAGAATTCCTCTCCCTCGCCTGCTGGAGGGGcgtctttcttcctcttcttgtctGTTTCAGACTGTGACGACGCCTTGGGCGTATGCTCAATGGTGATCTTGTTCATCACCAGCAGCGGCAGCTTGCTGATGGCAAGGCTACCGGCCTTGCGCCCGTAGCCATCGTCGGCGAGTGCAGCTTTAAGCTCCGGCGGCACACGCAGCCCCCAATGGAACCGCAGGCTCGCCTTGCTCCACAGCGGCAGGACGCTCCTGGTGGTGAGCTGCATCCCGGACAGCAGCGCGCCcaccccgccaccgcccctccccgcggcggccgcgacgtTCGCCGCGAACCCGTTCCCGGCGAAGGAGAACCCGTTCGCTTGCGCGTGCGCGTCGCGGTCGTGGTCGTCGCCATTGGTGGTGAGGTCGGCCATCTTGATCGCCAGCGGCGCctgggccggcgcgggcggcggcgacggcggggagcgGACGGAGCTGGCGAGGCCGAAGTCCCCGATCCGGGGCTTGAAGAGGAGCGAGAAGGCTGGCGcgttggaggagaggaggttgaactcggcggcgagcgcgaagGGCGCGCGCGCCGGGGAGCCCAGCGGGCCCAGCCCCGTGCGGACGGAGAGCGCGAAGGGCTGGAGCGGGTCGTTGGGGCGGTACGAGAGGCGGAGCGCTGGGCCGGAGGGGAACGCCGTGGAGAGGTCGAAGCGGAGGTCCTTGGCGTCGCCCCCAGCCGCGAGGCCCGAGAGGAAGGGCAGCCCCAGCACGCCGACCGGCACCTTGGCCCGCAGCAGCGGTCGGTCGTCGTCACGGAACTTGATTGACGCCTtcatggcgggcggcggctagggttttggggctCGAAATCGAATTGGGCGTTCGGCGAATCGGTGAAGGGGCGGTGGGGATTTGAAGCGCGGAGGCGATGgattttggggggggggggggggggggggggggggaggaggcgAAGGTCACGCCATCACGGCGGCTGcggagacggtggcggccgcggccggatTTAATTAGGGGGCGGAGTTCAGGGAGGGGACTGACTGAAATGGGGAAGGAGGTGGGAATGGGATCGGATTGGGTTTCGAGCTTGTTGGACCGTTTGTTTTCTCCTTTCACCTCGCTCTTTCTTTTTCACTTTTACGGCGCTGATTTAGCTCGCTGGGACAGAATAGTAAAATGGTGTGATTTGGGCCGACCTTGATAATGATGATTCTTCAGGAAAAGGGCTGTCCAAATTAAGCCCGTagcctgctttttttttttttatgaaccGGGTTGCAAGATTCAGAGAAAGGTTTACACAAAGACAGTCTTGATTGAAACAAAAAATTACATTTTGATCCTTGCAAAGATCTTCCAGTGTTCTTCCAGTGTTCTTCGTCACCGGAGAACGGAGCCACCACTCGATGCCAAAACAAACACCAAGTTTGCAGCTTGAGGCTGAATCCCACTTCAACTTCGACGAAGCTTTCAGTTTTAATGCCACATGAGCCGGCACAAAAGATGTGCACCTGAATCGTTGAACGTTCACCAAGATTATGGGATCGGACGCCACAAGCAACGCCGATGACCCCACAACACCCAGCAACAAAGTAACCCTAAGGGCTAGTTTGGGAGCCCAAAATCCTGCCGGGATCCCAGCCTTTTCCCCGACTAGGCGCTCCTCGTGAAAATGCGGCACGGGCCAAAAATTCTCGCCATTTGGAAGCCCACGCTGAGGAGC harbors:
- the LOC117843078 gene encoding uncharacterized protein; translation: MKASIKFRDDDRPLLRAKVPVGVLGLPFLSGLAAGGDAKDLRFDLSTAFPSGPALRLSYRPNDPLQPFALSVRTGLGPLGSPARAPFALAAEFNLLSSNAPAFSLLFKPRIGDFGLASSVRSPPSPPPAPAQAPLAIKMADLTTNGDDHDRDAHAQANGFSFAGNGFAANVAAAAGRGGGGVGALLSGMQLTTRSVLPLWSKASLRFHWGLRVPPELKAALADDGYGRKAGSLAISKLPLLVMNKITIEHTPKASSQSETDKKRKKDAPPAGEGEEFSLMKRQLEALSTESTLLQRVVADLRAELGAGKGEGRRLPAALPAPQQPFVSKPDRHYHSSGKELVDSGLKPASDEASEELKKALEARRK